Proteins from one Juglans microcarpa x Juglans regia isolate MS1-56 chromosome 1S, Jm3101_v1.0, whole genome shotgun sequence genomic window:
- the LOC121247456 gene encoding uncharacterized protein LOC121247456, giving the protein MEPNVQVIAKRIWSIVRVAFFMTRKGISKRKLMLDLNMVMKRGKIAGKAISNLMFHHHHASNSAAPREYEFSCSNTPSYAFHLNNKRRHHSHSHFFACAQEPVTLDDDTATVNAVKAVLLEMLNNNESVAVEASPALPGFGRSPMQARQLRITDSPFPLRDADEDPHVDKAAEEFIERFYKQLKQQKRTSE; this is encoded by the coding sequence ATGGagccaaacgtgcaagtgatagCGAAGAGAATATGGAGTATAGTACGTGTGGCTTTCTTCATGACGAGAAAAGGCATATCAAAGAGGAAGCTAATGCTCGACCTCAACATGGTGATGAAGCGTGGCAAGATCGCCGGCAAAGCCATCAGCAACCTCATGTTCCACCACCACCACGCTTCTAATTCGGCTGCCCCGCGTGAGTACGAGTTCAGCTGCAGCAACACCCCTAGCTACGCCTTCCACCTCAACAACAAGCGCCGCCACCACAGCCACAGCCACTTCTTCGCTTGCGCCCAAGAGCCCGTGACCCTGGACGATGACACGGCCACTGTGAATGCCGTTAAGGCTGTGCTGTTGGAGATGCTGAACAACAACGAATCTGTGGCAGTGGAGGCGTCACCGGCCCTGCCGGGCTTCGGGCGGAGCCCCATGCAGGCGAGGCAGCTAAGGATAACCGACTCACCGTTCCCGTTGAGGGACGCCGACGAGGACCCCCATGTGGACAAGGCTGCCGAAGAGTTCATAGAGAGGTTTTACAAGCAGCTGAAGCAGCAAAAGAGAACCTCGGAGTGA